A region of the Pseudarthrobacter sp. MM222 genome:
TTCGGAGCGATTAACGGCGCCGCCACGACGCGGATCGCTGCGGTCAGGCTCCCGCAGTGCACGGTCGATACTACTTTCAGGCCGGCCACAGTCCCGGCCACTGTCCGGACCATCGCGGCAACGAACACGGCCGTCTATTTCGGCGGCGACTTCCAGACCGTCGGCACGGCCGCCCGCAGCCGCTTCGCCGCGGTGGACACCACCGGTGCGCTGTTGCCCTGGGCCCCGGCGGCCAGTGCGCCAGGCCGAGCGCTGACCGTTCCGGCCGGCCGCAACGTCGCCGTCATCGGCGGCGACTTCGCCACAGTGAATGGGGTTGCCTCCCAGTCGATCGCGGTCGTGGACGCAACCACCGGCGCCAACGTGCGCGCCTACGGCGCCACCTTCATTCCGCGCACCTCGGCCACCAAGAGCATTGTCAATGATGGGCAGAGCTTCTTCATCGGCAACGAAGGCACCGGCGGCGGCGTCTTTGACGGCCGGGCGCGCTTCAGCCTGGATACCTACGACCAGGTCTGGCGGGACACCTGCCTCGGCGCCACCCAGGCGATCGACGTCTACCAGGGTGTTCTCTACGCCGGACATCACCTGCACGACTGCCCCGGCATGAACATGATGGCTGACGGTGAGCGGCAGCACCTGAGCGCGCAGCGCGCCGACAACCGAACGCACCTGGGCTGGAGCCCGGACACGGACGACGGCATCGGCGAAGGCATCGGCCCGCGGGCGCTGACCCACACGAACACGGGCGCCGGTGACGTGCTGTGGGTTGCCGGCGAATTCACCATGGCGAACAACAGGGCCCAGCAGGGTCTGACACGGTTCGGTCCCGGCCCGGGAACCGCGGCGCCCTCGACGCCCGCCAACGTCAGCGCGGCCAGCCTGAGCACCGGGCAAAACCAGGTCCGGTGGCGCGCGAGCCTGGACAACGATGATTCCGCGCTGACCTACAACGTGTACCGGAACGGCTCGGCGACTCCGCTGGGCACCGTCACCGCCAGCTCACTGTGGTGGTCCACCGGCCAGGTGTCCTTCACCGACAAGACGGCCGTACCCGGAACCCAGTACACCTACCGCGTCCGGGCGACGGACGGCACCAACACGAGCGCGCTCTCGGCGACAGTTACCGTCGCGACGGCCAGGACCAATGCCGCCTACCCCGCTGCAGTTCTGGGGGCCGGTGCCAGCACGTACTGGCGGCTGGACAACGCCGGACCGACGGTGGGCGCCGACAGCTCACCGGGCAACAATCTCGAGCTGAGCTACGGCGGGCCAACCTTCGCCGGCGACACGGGAGCGGTCGCAAACGACCCCAGCCGGTCGACGACGTTCAACGGCACCAGCGCCTACGCCTACGGCCAGAACCGCGGCAATGCGCCCACCGTCTACACCGCCGAAGTCTGGTTCAAGACGAACACGACCCAGGGCGGGAAGATCTTCGGCTTCGGCAGCGGCCAGCCGAACCGGCACGGCACGAATCCCGGACTCAGCAGCAACTACGATCGCAACCTCTACATGACCAACGCCGGCACGCTGGTCTACGGCGTGTATGTCAACGGAACGCGGACGGTCACGTCGGCTCGGCCCTACAACGACGGAACCTGGCACCATGCGGTGGCGACCCAGGGCAGCGACGGCATGCGGCTCTACGTCGACGGAACCCAGATCGGGGCACTGCCCACCCAGACCGCGGCGCAGACCTACTGGGGATCCTGGCGGATCGGCGGAGATCAGCTGAACAGCTGGCCGTTGCGGCCTACGAGCAACTACTTCGCCGGCTCCATCGACGAGTTCGCCGTCTATCCCAGCGTGCTGACGGCCGCGCACGTATTGCAGCACTACAACCTGGGGAAGTGATCCCGGGCTGCCTGTGCGGGTTTGTCCTGCTCGCTGGCCTTCAGGCGCGTGGGTGGGCCTGCAGATAGCTCTTCCGGAGCCGGTCCACCGAGACATGGGTGTAGATCTGTGTGGTGGCGAGGCTGCTGTGGCCGAGGATCTCCTGCACCGCCCGGAGGTCCGCGCCGCCGTCGAGCAGATGTGTGGCCGCCGAGTGGCGCAGGGCGTGCGGCCCGGTTGCGGAAGTGTCTCCGAGGGCCTCCAAGAGAGCGTGGACGACGCTGCGGACCTGGCGCTGGTCCACGCGCTTGCCGCGCGCGCCAAGGAACAAGGCGGGCCCCGACGCCTCGGTGGCGAGGGCGGGCCGGCCTCGGCGGAGCCAGTCGTCCACCGCGAGGGCCGCGGGGAGGCCGTAGGGTACGGTGCGTTCCTTGTTACCCTTGCCGATCACACGCAGGGTCCGGCGGTCGGGGTCGAGGTCATCGATGTCCAAACCGGCCAGTTCTCCCACCCGGACACCGGTGGCGTACAAGAGTTCCACCATGGCCCGGTCGCGCAAAGGCAGCAAACCGCCCTCGGCTGCGGCGGATTCCGCGCCTTCCACGAGCCGGAGCACCTGTCCCTGGTGCAGCACGCCGGGCAGCGACTTCTCCCGCTTCGGTGCTTTCAGCCGGAGTGCCGGGTCCGCCTCGATCCGCTCCTCCCGGACGGCCCAGGCAGTGAAGGCCCTGGCCGTTGCGGACCGCCGACCCAACGTGGCGCGGGACAGGCCCGCTTCGCTCTGGGCACCGAGCCAACGCCGCAGGATGCCGAGCTCCAGCCCGGGAAGATCCTCCACGCCTTCCGAGGCCGCGTAGCCCAGCAGGCTTCCGACGTCGGACAGGTAGGCGCGCACGGTGTGGGCCGAACGACCGCGCTCGGACCGCAGATAGCGGGCGAAGTCCTCGGCGGCGAGGGCCAGCGCGGCCGGCAGTTCCTTTGATGACACGCTCCTACTCTCGCAGGATTCGCCGGGCAATCAAGGAACCCTACGGCGAGCCGCCGGCGCGCCCGTCCGCCGGCGACGGGGGTGACATGTCTGTCACCCGGCCTTGCCCGACCGCTTCCAGCCGCCGCCGTGGAACTCGGCCAGGCCCAACAGCCCGAGCCGGCCGAGGCCGGCACGGACAGAGTCCGCACTCAGGCCCGCCACCGTCGCAAGCTTCTCGACCGTGCTGGTGGTCCGCAGGGGAAGGGCGTCCAGGAGGATCAGATCCTCCAACGTCAGGCCGTCCTGGACTTCGGCCCTGCCCGTCCTCGTTTCCGGGAGCGATTCCCCGCTCGGGGACGCGAGCTCTGCGATCTCCCCCGCGTCGGTGACGCAGACGGCACCGCCTTCCCGGAGCAGCCGGTGGCAACCGGCCGAATTGGCGCTGTGCACCGATCCGGGTACGGCACCGACGGCCCGGCCGAGGGTTTCGGCGTGGTGGGCCGTGTTGAGGGCACCCGATCTCCACCGGGCTTCGACCACGACGGTGACGGATGCCAGTGCAGCGATGAGCCTGTTCCGCTGCAGGAACCTGTACCGGGTGGGCGCAGAACCCGGCGGAACTTCCGCCAGGACCGCGCCCTGATCAGCCACTGCCCGCAGCAGGTCCTCGTTGCCGGACGGATAGAACCGGTCCACTCCCCCGGCCATCACGGCGATCGTGGGAACGCCGCCGCTGCTTCCGGCCAGGGCGGCCCGGTGGGCATGTGCATCGATGCCGTAGGCCCCTCCCGAGACAATCGTGAAACCCCGCTGGGCCAGCGAATAGGCGAGGTCTCCGGTGACGGACGACCCATATGAGGTGCTGTCCCGCGAACCCACAAGGGCAATGGATTTGGCGGCTGGAGGCAGTGGCCGCTCGGCGCCGCGCCACCAGAGGCAGATCGGTTCCTGCAGGCCGAGGTCCGCCAGCTGTCGCGGCCAGAGTTCGTCCGAGGGGATGATCATGCGTCCGCCGAGCCGTTGCATCGTGGCAAGGTCCCGCGCCGGAGCCAGGTCGGGAACACGGGAAGCCCAGCGCATCCGGGCCGTTGCCAGTCCTGTCCAGCCGGCCCCGGTGCTGTTGTCGGCCAGCACGCGGGACATGTCCTGTTCGATCTCAAGACCCGCGTTCAGTTCCCCCGTAGCGATGCGCAGTGCGTCCTCCGCTCCGGCAACCTGCACCAGCGCCAGGCCGGCGGCGTCCTGGGGCTCGAACAGTCGGGACAATGCCGCCCTGGCTGTCCGTTCGGCCTCGATCATGGTGTCCTTTCCAAAGCTGATCACTACGCCCGAAACCTGTGCGCCCCGAGCAAGCGAATGTGGGGTAAAGTCCAAACCCGCTAGGCGGTGGCAGCTGCCTGTCGAAGGTTGAGCGCCTGACCGATGTCGTCGGCTCCGGGAAGGTCCCGCCCGGCCAGGTCAGCCAGCGTCCAGGCCAAGCGAAGGACGCGGTCGTAGCCGCGGGCTGTGAGTACGCCGCGCTCCAAGGCATGGTCCAGGATCCGCGTGGTCGGGGGCCCGAGCCGCAGGGCGCCCCTGAGCAGCCGGCCGGGGACCTGGGCGTTGGTCTCGAATCCGAACGGCAGCAGCCTCCCCAGTTGGCACTTCCTCGCACCCGCGACCCGCTCCGCGATCGTGGCGGTGTCCTCCTCCGATCCGGGTTGGCCGAAGTCGGCCAGAGACACCCGCTCGACTTCAAGCTGGATGTCCACCCGGTCCAGCAGCGGACCCGACAGCCGCGACAGATAGCGCCGCCGCATGGTGGGCGTGCAAGTGCAGTCCACGCCCTTGCCGGACGCCTTGCCGCAAGGACAGGGGTTGGCGGCGAGGACCAGCTGGAATCGGGCGGGGTAGGCCGCCGTGCCCGCGGATCTGTGGATCACCAGCTCCCCGCTCTCCAGCGGCTGCCGGAGCGCATCGAGCACCCGGCGCTCATATTCCGGAGCCTCGTCGAGGAACAATACGCCGCGGTGGGCCCGGGACGCTGCCCCGGGCCGGGGCAGCCCTGATCCGCCGCCGATGATCGCGGCCGACGTCGCGGTGTGGTGCGGGTTCTCGTACGGTGGCCGCCGCAGCAGCCGGACGGACGCGGACGTAAGCGCGCAGAGGGAGTGGATGGCCGTGACTTCCATTGCTTCCGTGTCCCCGAGGTCGGGCAGGAGTCCCGGCAGACGCTCGGCCAGCATCGTTTTTCCTGCCCCTGGCGGTCCCGTCAACAGGAGGTGGTGGGCGCCTGCCGCGGCGACCTCCAGAGCCCGGCGGGCCTCCAACTGGCCCGAGACGTCACGCATGTCCGGCGGCATGGCCGGAGCACCGTCCGGGCAGGCGTCCCCGTCATCGTCCTCAGGGTCAGGTTCGAAGCCCAGGGCCAGATCCTGCGGGTCTGCGCCGAAGTCGAACGCCAGACGCGCCAGCGTGGAGTACCCCTGCACCCGCGCGCCCGGGACCAGTCCGGCTTCCGCGGCGTTGGCTTTCGCCACCACGACGTCCGGGAATCCCGCCCGGACAGCGGCCATGACCGCGGGCAAAACGCCCCGAACCGGCCGCAGCCTGCCGTCCAGGCCCAGCTCGGCAATGAAGACGGTGCGCCCGGTGGAGCGGACATCATTGGAAGCCAACAGCGCCGCCATGGCGATGGCAAGGTCGAATCCGGAACCGCGCTTGGGCAGTGATGCCGGGATGAGGTTGGCCGTAATTTTCCGGCGGCTCAGCGGAATTCCCGAATTCTGGGCCGCAGAGCGGATCCGTTCCTTGGCCTCATTGAGCGAGGCATCCGGCAGGCCCAAAATGATGAAAGCCGGCAGGGTCTGGCCGATGTCGGCCTCGACCTCGACGATGTAGCCGTTGAGTCCCACGAGGGCTACAGAATAGGACCGGCCGAGCGCCACCTACCCCACTCCCTTGAGGTGTTCCACCGCCGGGTTGCCGATGCCGTCGTCGAGCACGGACACCACATCGATCCGGCGCAACGGCATCCGAAGCTCATGATCACGGCACCAGGCCGATGCCAGCCGGTGCAGCCGGGCGAGTTTGTCCACGCCGACGGCTTCAAACGGATGCCCGTAGGCGAGGGATCTTCGGGTCTTCACCTCCGCGATGACCAGTGCGTCGTTGTCCAGGGCGACGATGTCGATCTCGCCCTCGGGGCAGCGCCAGTTGCGGTCCACGATCCGCATGCCCTGGGCTTCAAGGTACTCGGCCGCGAGTTCCTCGCCGCGCCGGCCCAGCAGGTCTTTTGCTCTCATAGGACCAGCGTGCGGCGGCATCCTGATCCGGCACAGGTGCTCCCGACGCTATGTGGGAAACTCCGGGAAATGGCCAACGGCGGGGGAACACGTCAGCCCGCGGGCAGCCTGACGTATCGGGGAATCAGTTTCCCAGATCCTCGACCTTCGGCAGGGCCAGCTCCTCGCTGCGCGGGAGTTCTTCGACGTTGACGTCCTTGAACGTTATGACGCGGACGCTCTTGACGAACCTGGCGGAACGGTAGACGTCCCACACCCAGGCGTCCTGAAGGGTCAGATCAAAGTAGACCTCGCCGTCGGCGCTGCGGGCCTGCAGATCCACGTGGTTGGCCAGATAGAAACGCCGTTCGGTCTCGACCACGTAGCTGAACAACCCGACAACGTCGCGGTATTCGCGGTAGAGCTGGAGCTCCATGTCGGTTTCATAGTTTTCAAGGTCCTCGGCACTCATGGTTCCATCTTGCACCATCCGGAAGCCGCCTCGCGCCACGGCCGCACGCTAGAGGAGTTGCCAGCTGACCCGGTGGTACGGCGTGGGCCCGGCGGCTCGTAGCGCGTCCTTGTGCGCGGCGGTGCCGTAGCCCTTGTTCTCATCCCAGCCGAAGGCGGGATACTCCGTGTGCAGCTGGCACATCTGATTGTCGCGCTCCACCTTGGCGATGATGCTGGCCGCGGCCACGCTGAGGCATTGCATGTCGGCCTTGACGAGCGTGTGCACCGGCGCGTCGCAACCGGGCTCCGCCGGGCCGTCGTCGAACAGTGACGGCTGGGACGCCGGGGAGAGCCAGTTGTGGCTGCCGTCCAGCAGCACGACGTCGGGGGTCACGCCGGCGGCCAGGACCGAAAGCCAGGCCCGGGTCCCGGCAAGCCGCAACGCCCCGATGATTCCAAGAGAGTCGATCTCGCCCGCCGAGGCATGCCCGACAGCGGAAGCCACGCTCCAGCTTCGGACGACCGGCACGAGGCGTTCCCGGTCCGCCACTTTGAGCAGCTTGCTGTCCCGTACGTCCGCCAGCAGCTTCTGGTCCGTTAGGTCCACGACCGCGATCCCCACGCTCACCGGCCCGGCCAGGGCACCGCGGCCCACTTCATCGATGCCGGCGACGAGCCGCGCGCCGGAGCTCCGGAACCGGCGTTCGTAGTCGAGGGTTGGTGCTTCAGACATGATGGGTTCTTACCTGCCAGCCATTATTGGCCCGACGGCGCGGGGACATTCTGGAAGACGCCCGGGTAGTTGTCCAGGGCAGTGATGCGGTTCAGGGGCCACGCAATGACGGCCGCCTTGCCCTCGATGTCGGCCACGTCCACGAAGCCGCCTCCGCTGTCCAGATGGGCGCGCGAGTCGGCGGAGTGGTTGCGGTTGTCTCCCATGACCCAGACCTTGCCGGCGGGAACGACGACGTCAAACTCGTGGACCACCGGCGCTTCGGCGGCGTTGATGTAGTTCTCGGCCAAAGGCGTGCCGTTGACCGTGAGCTGGCCGCCGGCGTCGCAGCAGACAACGCGGTCTCCGGGCAGCCCGATGACCCGTTTGACCAGGTGTTGCTCGGAGTTGTCCGGCAGCAGGCCGACGAAGGTCAGCCCGTCCTGCACCCAGGTGAAGGGCCCGTCCGGCTTTTCTTCCGCGGGGGCCAGCCAGCCCTTGGTGTCCTTGAAAACGACGACGTCTCCGCGCTGGAGGGCGAACGGCTCCGGGACGAGGAGGTTCACGAAAATACGATCATTCACGTCAAGCGTGTTGACCATGGACTCGGACGGAATGTAGAACGCCCGGAACAGGAAGGTCTTGATCAGGAAGGACAGCACGATGGCGACGACCACCACGGTGGCCACTTCCTTGAGCCACAGGAAGAGCTGGCTGCGGCCTTCTTTCGCCTTTGCCCGCCTGGCCCGCTTGGACTCGGGACCGGCGTGCGCGGGGCCGGAGGCGGCGGGGCGCTCGGCGGACGCGGGGACGGACGCACCTTCGCCAGCCTCCTCGGCGGGCGCGCCCGCAGGCGCCTGGGCGGGGTGAATCGCCTCGGCCCCCCGGGCAGACGGTTGGACCGCAGAAGCATGCGGCAGCGCGGCCGTTGGGTGCTGCGGCGCCACACCGGCCTCAGGGTCACCCTGGTACTCAGGACTCCTGAACTGCTCCGTTGTGGGAATAGCTGAGGAGGTGACCCGGGGCTGGTCCTGCCCCCGCGGCTCGGGAATCCGGGATCCGGTTTCCGGCATCTACTGTCCGTTCGTTGTGGTGTCCGCGGCCGCGGCGGGCCGTCCTACTGCTGTAAATCTATCAAGCGGCCAGACGATCTGTACCGGCCGGCCGACCACTCGGTCCAGCGGTACCATTCCCCCGCCGGGAGCGCCCAGCAGGCTCCGCGAATCGGCCGACATGGAGCGGTGGTCGCCCATCAGCCACAGCCGCCCGGCCGGGACGGCCGCGCTGAACCGCTGCTCGCTGGGGGCGTCCCCCGCATACAGATATGGTTCCGCAAGCGGCTGGCCGTTGACTGTGAGCCGGCCGGACGCGTCGCAACACACCACCTCGTCGCCGGGAAGCCCGATGACGCGTTTGACGTAGGTGCTGTCACTGCCGGCCAGGCCGAGCCAGTGCCCGGCCCCGGCAAGGAAGTCGAGGACCGGGCCCTTGCCGCTGTTGAGCGGGGCGAAGGTGCCGCGGCCGTCGAAGACGACGACGTCTCCGCGCCGGATCGGCTCGGCCTGCAGCTCGGTCCGGGACACCACGATCCGGTCGCCCTCGCGGAACAGCGGCTCCATCGAGGCGGAGGGTATGAAGTACACGTCCAGCCACAGGGAACGGATCACTCCGCTGATCACCACTGCCAGGACAAACGCCAGCAACGCAAAACGCCAGCCGAGTTTCCTTGGCTGGCGTTTTGTCTGGTCCATGATCCGTATCCTGTGGCGCTGTTGCGGATGCTCCGGCGACAAGCCGAATACGGTCCGTGGACCCGCGGTGGAAGCCTGGAAGGCTTACTTTGCGGTCTGGAAGTCGCGCTTTTCCTTGATCTTTGCGGCCTTGCCACGCAGATTGCGCATGTAGTACAGCTTGGCGCGGCGCACGTCACCCTTGGAGACGACCTCGATCTTGTCGATGATCGGGGAGTGCACCGGGAAGGTACGCTCTACGCCGACGCCGAAGGAGACCTTGCGGACGGTGAAGGTTTCGCGGAGGCCATCGCCGTGGCGGCCCAGGACGAAGCCCTGGAATACCTGGACACGGGAGTTCTTGCCTTCGATGATGTTCACGTGAACCTTGAGGGTGTCACCCGCGCGGAACGTCGGAACATCGGTGCGCAGCGAGGCTGCATCTACGGAATCGAGGATATGCATTGATTCACTCCTGGCGAACGCCACAGGTCATTCACGTTGGGTCACGGCGGCCAAGCCCGGGTGCACGAAGGCAGCCCGGAAATTCCCGCCGAAAGTTTTCAGTCCGGCTCCGTCAGGAATTGACGGTGCCGGGGTACCAGGCTGTTGGTAACGATCCCCCTGTGGCAGGTTCGTACCCAGCAGGCACAAGGACTAATTTTGCCACATGCGGGGCGTTCGAGCCAATCCCTCAGCCCCGGATGCCAGCCCGCGGTTAGTTCCGCCCGGCGCCGGCGTCGGGGCGGCGCCGGAGGCGGCCGTCGACGACGTCGTACCCGAGGTCAGCGAAGGCCGTCCGGTCCGCGCGCGGCAGCTTGCCGGCGTCGAACTCCGCGAGGAGGTCCGGACGGCGTTCGGCGGTGCGCCGGTACTGCTCGTGCCGGCGCCATTGGGCGATCTTGCCGTGGTTGCCGCTCAGCAGCACCGCCGGAACGTCGCGGTCCCGCCAGCTGGAGGGCTTGGTGTAGACGGGGTATTCCAGCAGCCCGTCCGAGTGGGATTCCTCCACGAGGGAATCGGGGTTGCCGACGACGCCGGGCAGCAGCCGCCCAATGGCCTCCACCATGGCCAGCACGGCCACCTCGCCGCCGTTGAGCACGTAGTCCCCCAGGCTCATGGGGCGCACGGTGAAGTGGTCGGCCGCCCATTCCATCACGCGTTCGTCGATGCCCTCGTAGCGGCCGCAGGCGAACACCAGCTGCTCTTCCTCCGCCAGCTCCTGCGCTGTGGCCTGGGTGAAGCGCTCTCCGGCCGGGGACGGGACGATGAGGACGGGCTTGGCCGCCGCTTCCGGCGCCTCGGTGTCCGCACTGGCGGCTTCGGGCCGGGCCGCGGCCACGGCAGCCAGAGCCTGGGCCCAGGGTTCGGGCTTCATGACCATGCCGGCGCCGCCGCCATAAGGCGTGTCGTCAACGGTCCGGTGGCGGTCCGTGGTGAAGTCGCGCAGATTGTGGACGTTCAGCTGCAGCAGCCCGTCCTGGCGTGCCTTCCCGATCAGCGAGAGTTCCAGGGGTGCCAGGTACTCCGGGAAGATGCTGACGACGTCGATTCTCATTTAGGCTTTGTCTCCGGAGGCGCTGCCGGTTTCAGGCTTGGTTCCCTCGTCGGCATTGACCTCGAAGAGTCCCGCGGGCGGCGTGACGAGGATAAAGCCCTCGCCGACGTTGACCTCGGGAACGATCTGCTCCACGAAGGGGACCAGGATCTCCTTGCCCTCGTTCGAGGTGACCACGATGAGGTCCTGGACCGGGAGGGTATGCAGGCCTGAGACCTTGCCGACGACCGTGTCGCCGACGCGGACGTCCAGGCCGACGAGCTCGTGCTCGTACCAGCCCTCGTCATCGTCGTCTTCGTCGAGTTCCTCGGTCTCGATGAACAGCTTGGCCCCACGGAGGGTCTCCGCGTCGTTGCGGGTCTCGATCTCCTCGAAGGCGAGCAGCAGGATGTCCTTGTTCCAGCGGGCGCTCTCCACGGTCAGCGGACCGGCCGAAGCGGGTTCCACCACAAATTGGGTGCCCGGAACGAAGCGGTCACCGGGCGCGTCGGTCAGGACCTGCACGGTCACTTCACCGCGGATGCCATGGGGTTTACCGATTCGTGCCACCTGAAGCTGCATCTGTTCCTCTGTTCCGGGATTGGGGTTGCTGGCGAAAGTTGGGGGAAAACAGTCCGGCCCCTCCACCATTATCTGGTGAAGGGGCCGGACTAAAAGACAAGTATTGCTGAAAGCGTTACCGGCGGCGGTCGGTGTCGACGACGTCGACCCTGACCGGCTCGCCGTCCGCCAGTGCCGCGATCACGGTACGCAAAGCGCGCGCCGTGCGGCCCTGGCGGCCGATCACCCGTCCGAGGTCGTCCTGATGAACGCGCACTTCGAGGGTGTCCCCGCGGCGGTTGTTCTTCGCACTGACCTTGACATCGTCAGGACTGTCCACGATCCCGCGGACGAGGTGTTCGAGCGCTTCTGCCAGCAAGTTACTCAGCCTCGGTGGTCTCTGCTGCTGCGTCGGCGGGGGCCTCGGCTGCGTCGTCCTTCTTGGCCTTCTTGGTGATGGCTTCCGGGATGATCACGGAACCCTTTTCCGGGGTAACGAAGGCAGCCTTGGGAGCCTTGGTCTTCAAGGTGCCCTCCTGGCCCGGGAGACCCTTGAACTTCTGCCAGTCACCGGTGATCTTGAGGATCGCGGCAACCTGCTCGGACGGCTGTGCGCCGACGCCGAGCCAGTACTGGGCGCGGTCCGTGTCGACCTCGATGTACGAGGGCTCTTCGGTCGGGTGGTACTTGCCGATCTCTTCGATGGCACGGCCATCACGCTTGGAGCGTGCGTCCATGACGACGATGCGGTAGTACGGTGCGCGCATCTTGCCGAAGCGCTTAAGGCGAATCTTTACGGCCACTTTTGTGGTCACTCCTGTTTCTGAAACGGGGTCGAGCCCGGCGTTCTGCACCCGTGGGGCGGGCCGTACTAGGGGGTTCTAAAAGGACAAGATCCGGACGCGGAGAGAGGGGCCACGCAGATCGAGTACCTGTTCATTGTGCCAGATCAACGCCGGGATTTCGACTTGACCCCCTGCCGGCTGGTAAATCCGGTCGATGGCCGGCCTGTGGCCGCCGCCCGAGGCGAGCCCGGACCGTGGCCCGAGTCACGCTTGGCTCGAGGCGTCAGCGGGTCCAGACGTACAGTCCGGTCCGGGTGGCGGGGTCGACGCGGGCAGCCAGCTCCGCGAGCCTCCGGACATAGTCGAGGGCCTGCTCCGCACCGAAGGGCATGTCCTCTTCGGCGGCCCAGCTGCCGGCCACATCCTCGAGGACGTCCGCTTCGCCCTCGGTCTCATAGCTGAGCAGATCCGCAAGTGCCCTGACCATGGCGGGCGGGACGCCGAGCAGGGAGTCGCTGGCCACGTCCACCATGGCAAGCTCGTAATCGGCACCGGCGGAGTGCACGGCCGTCCCGGCCAGGTCGCCGAGGCGCTCGACTTCGAAGTCGCTGATGTCCTGGATCCGGAGCGCCCCGGGAGCCACGGCTCCCCCGCCCTCAAGTGCAGCCGCGCGCTTAAGGGCTTGATCGTGGGTGGAGACAAAGATTTCGGTGAATCCCATGGGTCATCCTTAGGGCTCGGCGCTGACGGCGCGGCGGAAAGTCTGGTTTCAGCCTAGCCCAGCCGGGCAGCGCCGGCGGCGCCCCGGACCGCCGTGCGCCCTCAGCGCACTGCCACGCGGATCCGGTTGCGCCACGGGTCTTCGAAGCGCAGTTCGGCGCCCGTGTGGTGGGACTGGACACCGGCGGTTTTCAGGCGGTCGGCCAGGGCTCCGACGTCGTCGCCCGAGGGCACTTCGATCAGCACCTCCCCGAGTCCCAGCGTGTCGCGGCGGGGGCCGGCGCCGCGGCTGTTCCACACGTTCATGGCCATGTGGTGGTGGTAGCCGCCGGCTGCGACGAAGAGTGCCTGGCCGTGCCAGCCTGCGGTCTTTTCGAAGCCGAGGGTCCCGACGTAGAACTCCTGCGCGGACTGCACATCCCCCACCTGCAGGTGGACGTGCCCGACGCCGGCCTCCGCCTCACGCTGCGCGGTGACGGATTCTTCGTTGAGGAACTTTTCGAGGTAGCGCTGCGGCGGGAGGGCCAGGCTGTCCATCACAACATTCTTCCCCTCCCAGGACCACGCTTCGCGGGGACGGTCCCAGTACAGCTCAATGCCGTTGCCCTCGGGGTCGTTGAAGTAGAAGGCCTCGCTGACGAGGTGGTCCGCGCTGCCGGTAAAGGACTGCGGCTCATACTGGGCCGCGCTGGCGACGGTGGCGGCCAGGGACGGCTGGTCATCGAACAGCAGTGCGGTGTGGAAGAGGCCGGCCTCTCCGCGGGATGGGACAGCGAGCCCGGGCGCCGGGGCGAGGTGGACCAACGGCTTCTGCCGC
Encoded here:
- a CDS encoding tyrosine recombinase XerC, with the protein product MSSKELPAALALAAEDFARYLRSERGRSAHTVRAYLSDVGSLLGYAASEGVEDLPGLELGILRRWLGAQSEAGLSRATLGRRSATARAFTAWAVREERIEADPALRLKAPKREKSLPGVLHQGQVLRLVEGAESAAAEGGLLPLRDRAMVELLYATGVRVGELAGLDIDDLDPDRRTLRVIGKGNKERTVPYGLPAALAVDDWLRRGRPALATEASGPALFLGARGKRVDQRQVRSVVHALLEALGDTSATGPHALRHSAATHLLDGGADLRAVQEILGHSSLATTQIYTHVSVDRLRKSYLQAHPRA
- the dprA gene encoding DNA-processing protein DprA; amino-acid sequence: MIEAERTARAALSRLFEPQDAAGLALVQVAGAEDALRIATGELNAGLEIEQDMSRVLADNSTGAGWTGLATARMRWASRVPDLAPARDLATMQRLGGRMIIPSDELWPRQLADLGLQEPICLWWRGAERPLPPAAKSIALVGSRDSTSYGSSVTGDLAYSLAQRGFTIVSGGAYGIDAHAHRAALAGSSGGVPTIAVMAGGVDRFYPSGNEDLLRAVADQGAVLAEVPPGSAPTRYRFLQRNRLIAALASVTVVVEARWRSGALNTAHHAETLGRAVGAVPGSVHSANSAGCHRLLREGGAVCVTDAGEIAELASPSGESLPETRTGRAEVQDGLTLEDLILLDALPLRTTSTVEKLATVAGLSADSVRAGLGRLGLLGLAEFHGGGWKRSGKAG
- a CDS encoding DUF2469 domain-containing protein — protein: MSAEDLENYETDMELQLYREYRDVVGLFSYVVETERRFYLANHVDLQARSADGEVYFDLTLQDAWVWDVYRSARFVKSVRVITFKDVNVEELPRSEELALPKVEDLGN
- a CDS encoding YifB family Mg chelatase-like AAA ATPase, whose amino-acid sequence is MALGRSYSVALVGLNGYIVEVEADIGQTLPAFIILGLPDASLNEAKERIRSAAQNSGIPLSRRKITANLIPASLPKRGSGFDLAIAMAALLASNDVRSTGRTVFIAELGLDGRLRPVRGVLPAVMAAVRAGFPDVVVAKANAAEAGLVPGARVQGYSTLARLAFDFGADPQDLALGFEPDPEDDDGDACPDGAPAMPPDMRDVSGQLEARRALEVAAAGAHHLLLTGPPGAGKTMLAERLPGLLPDLGDTEAMEVTAIHSLCALTSASVRLLRRPPYENPHHTATSAAIIGGGSGLPRPGAASRAHRGVLFLDEAPEYERRVLDALRQPLESGELVIHRSAGTAAYPARFQLVLAANPCPCGKASGKGVDCTCTPTMRRRYLSRLSGPLLDRVDIQLEVERVSLADFGQPGSEEDTATIAERVAGARKCQLGRLLPFGFETNAQVPGRLLRGALRLGPPTTRILDHALERGVLTARGYDRVLRLAWTLADLAGRDLPGADDIGQALNLRQAAATA
- a CDS encoding LamG-like jellyroll fold domain-containing protein — encoded protein: MRPRIPAILAGLALVFAPLAATVTPAFALSPGLAFSASELPTWQTNGAAWAVAQSNGVVYAGGTFTQIRPPGTAAGNAQSRNAVNFAAFDAYTGNPTSCALSVTGATGTSVRALAVTPDGTRLYVGGQFGAINGAATTRIAAVRLPQCTVDTTFRPATVPATVRTIAATNTAVYFGGDFQTVGTAARSRFAAVDTTGALLPWAPAASAPGRALTVPAGRNVAVIGGDFATVNGVASQSIAVVDATTGANVRAYGATFIPRTSATKSIVNDGQSFFIGNEGTGGGVFDGRARFSLDTYDQVWRDTCLGATQAIDVYQGVLYAGHHLHDCPGMNMMADGERQHLSAQRADNRTHLGWSPDTDDGIGEGIGPRALTHTNTGAGDVLWVAGEFTMANNRAQQGLTRFGPGPGTAAPSTPANVSAASLSTGQNQVRWRASLDNDDSALTYNVYRNGSATPLGTVTASSLWWSTGQVSFTDKTAVPGTQYTYRVRATDGTNTSALSATVTVATARTNAAYPAAVLGAGASTYWRLDNAGPTVGADSSPGNNLELSYGGPTFAGDTGAVANDPSRSTTFNGTSAYAYGQNRGNAPTVYTAEVWFKTNTTQGGKIFGFGSGQPNRHGTNPGLSSNYDRNLYMTNAGTLVYGVYVNGTRTVTSARPYNDGTWHHAVATQGSDGMRLYVDGTQIGALPTQTAAQTYWGSWRIGGDQLNSWPLRPTSNYFAGSIDEFAVYPSVLTAAHVLQHYNLGK
- a CDS encoding YraN family protein, producing MRAKDLLGRRGEELAAEYLEAQGMRIVDRNWRCPEGEIDIVALDNDALVIAEVKTRRSLAYGHPFEAVGVDKLARLHRLASAWCRDHELRMPLRRIDVVSVLDDGIGNPAVEHLKGVG